From Halorubrum salinarum, the proteins below share one genomic window:
- the hemL gene encoding glutamate-1-semialdehyde 2,1-aminomutase yields MNHERSRGLYDRALSVMPGGVNSSVRATMPHPFFVERGDGGHVIDADGNRYVDWVMGYGPLLYGHDLPDPVEAAVQSHVAEGPMYGAPTEVEVEHAEFVARHVPSVESIRFVNSGTEATVSAVRLARGHTDRDKIVVMQGGYHGAQESTLVEGSPGDAHPSTAGIPESFAEHTLPIPFNDPAAAKEVFAEHGDDIAAVLVEPILANMGIVMPIDGYHETLRDLCDDHGSLLIFDEVITGFRVGGLGCAQSKFGVTPDVTTFGKIIGGGFPVGAIGGKAEIIEGFTPAGEVFQSGTFSGHPVTMAAGKAGLEYAAENDVYEHVNRLGRKLREGIAEICAERAPEYTVVGTDSMFKTVFTREAPDDVDACCAGGCRQDPDCARYDACPKTGADVADAATDRWERVFWQEMKDRGVFLTANQFECQFTSYAHTEEDVEKTLAAYREAL; encoded by the coding sequence ATGAACCACGAGCGCTCGCGCGGGCTGTACGACCGCGCGCTGTCGGTCATGCCGGGCGGCGTCAACTCCTCCGTCCGGGCGACGATGCCGCATCCGTTCTTCGTCGAGCGCGGCGACGGCGGCCACGTGATCGACGCCGACGGCAACCGCTACGTCGACTGGGTGATGGGGTACGGCCCTCTGCTGTACGGCCACGACCTCCCGGACCCGGTCGAGGCGGCGGTCCAGTCGCACGTCGCGGAGGGGCCCATGTACGGCGCGCCCACGGAGGTCGAGGTCGAACACGCGGAGTTCGTCGCCCGCCACGTTCCGAGCGTGGAGTCGATCCGCTTCGTCAACTCCGGCACGGAGGCGACGGTGTCGGCGGTGCGGCTCGCCCGCGGCCACACCGACCGCGACAAGATCGTCGTGATGCAGGGCGGCTACCACGGCGCGCAGGAGTCGACGCTCGTCGAGGGGTCGCCGGGGGACGCGCACCCGTCGACGGCGGGGATCCCCGAGTCGTTCGCCGAGCACACCCTGCCGATCCCGTTCAACGACCCGGCGGCGGCCAAGGAGGTGTTCGCGGAGCACGGCGACGACATCGCCGCCGTCCTCGTGGAGCCGATCCTCGCTAACATGGGCATCGTCATGCCGATCGACGGCTACCACGAGACGCTGCGGGACCTCTGTGACGACCACGGCTCGCTTTTGATCTTCGACGAGGTGATCACCGGGTTCCGGGTGGGCGGCCTCGGCTGCGCGCAGTCGAAGTTCGGCGTCACCCCCGACGTGACGACGTTCGGCAAGATCATCGGCGGCGGCTTCCCCGTCGGCGCCATCGGCGGGAAGGCGGAGATCATCGAGGGCTTCACCCCGGCGGGCGAGGTGTTCCAGTCCGGCACCTTCTCCGGGCATCCGGTGACGATGGCCGCCGGGAAGGCCGGCCTGGAGTACGCCGCCGAGAACGACGTGTACGAGCACGTCAACCGCCTCGGCCGGAAGCTCCGCGAGGGGATCGCCGAGATCTGCGCCGAGCGCGCGCCGGAGTACACCGTCGTCGGCACCGACTCGATGTTCAAGACGGTGTTCACCCGCGAGGCGCCCGACGACGTCGACGCCTGCTGCGCGGGCGGCTGCCGGCAGGACCCCGACTGCGCCCGGTACGACGCCTGCCCGAAGACGGGCGCCGACGTGGCCGACGCCGCGACCGACCGCTGGGAGCGCGTGTTCTGGCAGGAGATGAAAGACCGCGGCGTGTTCCTCACCGCGAACCAGTTCGAGTGCCAGTTCACCTCCTACGCGCACACCGAGGAGGACGTCGAGAAGACGCTGGCGGCGTACCGCGAGGCGCTGTAG
- a CDS encoding ammonium transporter: protein MTTGVLASIDPSVLAEGVNLMWVAVVCFLIFFMHAGFAMLEAGQVRAKNVANQLTKNLLTWSVGVLFYFLIGFGVEGIAGGAGFSAAAALGDGGWVNSWLFGAVFAMTAATIVSGAVAGRAKLRAYVAYTIAISAVIYPVVAGITWGGGFLGGAGLGFTDFAGGMIVHGMGGIAGLTAAYVLGPRMDRYAEDGSTNVIPGHSMTFAVLGTLILAFGWYGFNVGTTATVFAVDGGELVLDGYASVGRVSLGTTLGMAAGGVGAAVASVALSKKVDTLYVANGLLAGLVGVTGIANLATWWGAIAVGLLCGLQLPLVFEFVADRMKIDDVCAVFPVHGSAGVLGVLALPFVSINGFSVDLLVSQVIGVVVIAAWTVVATGLVFGAFKAVGQARVTPEHERDGLDVSEHGVETYPEFGKPSVATDGGSSVVDATEGSPRADGGEEEGAEIKMVTAVVRPDKLGAIKQALAEINAPSLTVTNVSGRGSQPAKKGQWRGEEFTVDLHQKVKVDVVVADIPADEVAEAIADAAETGEPGDGKVFVLPVEDALQVRTGATGPEAV, encoded by the coding sequence ACCAAGAACCTGCTGACGTGGAGCGTCGGCGTCCTGTTCTACTTCCTGATCGGGTTCGGCGTCGAGGGAATCGCCGGCGGCGCCGGCTTCTCCGCGGCGGCCGCGCTCGGTGACGGCGGCTGGGTCAACAGCTGGCTGTTCGGCGCCGTCTTCGCCATGACGGCGGCGACCATCGTCTCCGGCGCGGTCGCCGGCCGCGCGAAGCTCCGCGCGTACGTGGCGTACACGATTGCCATCTCGGCGGTCATCTACCCGGTGGTCGCGGGGATCACCTGGGGCGGCGGCTTCCTCGGCGGGGCCGGCCTCGGCTTCACCGACTTCGCGGGCGGGATGATCGTCCACGGCATGGGCGGTATCGCCGGCCTCACTGCGGCGTACGTGCTGGGTCCGCGGATGGACCGCTACGCCGAGGACGGCTCCACGAACGTCATCCCCGGGCACTCGATGACGTTCGCGGTGCTCGGCACGCTCATCCTTGCGTTCGGCTGGTACGGGTTCAACGTCGGCACGACCGCGACGGTGTTCGCGGTCGACGGCGGCGAGCTCGTCCTCGACGGCTACGCGTCGGTCGGCCGCGTCTCGCTGGGCACGACGCTCGGCATGGCCGCGGGCGGCGTCGGCGCCGCCGTCGCGTCGGTGGCGCTCTCGAAGAAGGTCGACACGCTGTACGTCGCGAACGGGCTGCTCGCGGGGCTGGTCGGCGTGACCGGCATCGCGAACCTCGCCACCTGGTGGGGCGCCATCGCGGTCGGGCTCCTCTGCGGCCTCCAGCTCCCGCTGGTCTTCGAGTTCGTCGCCGACCGGATGAAGATCGACGACGTCTGCGCGGTGTTCCCCGTCCACGGCTCGGCCGGGGTGCTGGGCGTCCTCGCGCTGCCGTTCGTCAGCATCAACGGCTTCTCCGTCGACCTGCTCGTCTCGCAGGTCATCGGCGTGGTCGTCATCGCGGCGTGGACCGTGGTCGCGACGGGGCTCGTCTTCGGCGCGTTCAAGGCCGTCGGACAGGCCCGCGTCACCCCCGAACACGAGCGCGACGGCCTCGACGTCAGCGAGCACGGCGTCGAGACGTACCCCGAGTTCGGCAAGCCCTCGGTCGCGACCGACGGCGGCTCGTCGGTCGTCGACGCCACGGAGGGCTCGCCCCGCGCGGACGGCGGCGAGGAGGAGGGCGCGGAGATCAAGATGGTCACCGCGGTCGTCCGCCCCGACAAGCTCGGGGCCATCAAGCAGGCGCTCGCGGAGATCAACGCGCCCTCGCTGACGGTGACGAACGTCTCCGGCCGCGGCAGCCAGCCCGCGAAGAAGGGCCAGTGGCGCGGCGAGGAGTTCACCGTCGACCTCCACCAGAAGGTGAAAGTCGACGTGGTCGTCGCCGACATCCCGGCCGACGAGGTGGCCGAGGCGATCGCCGACGCCGCCGAGACCGGCGAGCCCGGCGACGGCAAGGTGTTCGTCCTGCCCGTCGAGGACGCGCTCCAGGTCCGCACGGGCGCGACCGGGCCGGAGGCGGTGTAG
- a CDS encoding argininosuccinate synthase, protein MTSVALAFSGGLDTTVCVPLLKEEYGYDEVIGVNVDVGQPTEEFDEAEETAEALGLDIHVVDAKEEFADLCFDAVKANASYQGYPLGTALARPVIAEAILGVAEEQGCDAIAHGCTGKGNDQLRFEAVWRGSDLEVIAPVRELGLTREWEIDYAAEKDLPVEAGDGGVWSIDENIWSRAVEGGKLENPDYEPPEDIYEWTAEPEGETTIEVTFEEGVPVAVDGEAMDPVPLIQHLNEYAGGYGVGRTDVMEDRMLGLKVRENYEHPAATVLLTAHQALEDLVLTKNERSFKKGIEQEWSEKAYEGLVFAPVVDALNAFVDETQDVVTGTATVKVSGGDCRVVARDSEYAVYSEEMASFNTEDVAGIAQSDATGVAKYHGLQERLANDVKASVSKPELATDGSGDPDATDDGK, encoded by the coding sequence ATGACGAGCGTTGCACTCGCGTTCAGCGGGGGACTCGACACCACGGTCTGCGTACCGCTACTGAAAGAGGAGTACGGCTACGACGAGGTCATCGGCGTCAACGTCGACGTCGGCCAGCCGACCGAGGAGTTCGACGAGGCCGAAGAGACCGCGGAGGCGCTGGGACTCGACATCCACGTCGTCGACGCGAAGGAGGAGTTCGCGGACCTGTGTTTCGACGCGGTGAAGGCGAACGCCAGCTACCAGGGCTACCCGCTCGGCACCGCCCTCGCGCGCCCGGTCATCGCCGAGGCGATCCTCGGCGTCGCCGAGGAGCAGGGCTGTGACGCCATCGCCCACGGCTGTACGGGGAAGGGCAACGACCAGCTCCGCTTCGAGGCGGTCTGGCGCGGCTCCGACCTCGAAGTGATCGCCCCCGTGCGCGAGCTGGGCCTCACCCGCGAGTGGGAGATCGACTACGCCGCCGAGAAGGACCTGCCCGTCGAGGCCGGCGACGGCGGCGTCTGGTCCATCGACGAGAACATCTGGTCGCGCGCGGTCGAGGGCGGGAAGCTGGAGAACCCGGACTACGAGCCGCCGGAGGACATCTACGAGTGGACCGCGGAGCCCGAGGGCGAGACCACCATCGAGGTGACGTTCGAGGAGGGCGTCCCGGTCGCGGTCGACGGCGAGGCGATGGACCCGGTCCCGCTCATCCAGCACCTCAACGAGTACGCCGGCGGCTACGGCGTCGGGCGCACCGACGTGATGGAGGACCGCATGCTCGGGCTGAAGGTGCGCGAGAACTACGAGCACCCGGCCGCGACCGTCCTCTTGACCGCGCATCAGGCGCTCGAAGACCTCGTGTTGACGAAGAACGAGCGCTCGTTCAAGAAGGGGATCGAGCAGGAGTGGTCCGAGAAGGCCTACGAGGGGCTCGTGTTCGCGCCCGTCGTCGACGCGCTGAACGCCTTCGTCGACGAGACGCAGGACGTGGTCACCGGCACGGCGACGGTGAAGGTCTCGGGCGGCGACTGCCGCGTCGTCGCGCGCGACTCCGAGTACGCCGTCTACTCCGAGGAGATGGCCTCGTTCAACACCGAGGACGTGGCGGGCATCGCCCAGTCCGACGCGACTGGCGTCGCGAAGTACCACGGGCTCCAGGAGCGCCTCGCGAACGACGTGAAAGCGAGCGTCTCGAAGCCCGAACTGGCCACCGACGGATCCGGTGACCCGGACGCGACGGACGACGGGAAGTAG
- the argH gene encoding argininosuccinate lyase, with the protein MTDDDPDAATDADGGAGGGSDTAVRRDRFSGGPAREFLSSLAADATIFEADLAVDRAHVVMLAEQGIVDDAVAGEILGALDAVEAAGHGELPGGEDVHEAIETAVIDRIGPDGGRMHTARSRNDEVATCIRYRLREDLLDAAEATVAAREALVEVAEEHAETVMPGYTHLQPAQPTTVGHYLLSYEGGLARDTERLLDAYDRVNRSPLGAAAFAGTPFDVDRDRTAALLGFDGTVRNSMDAASARDFLAESASALATLATTLSGLAEDLIVFSNKGVVELSDAYSSTSSIMPQKKNPDTLELTRGVAGDAIGEATGTLSLLKGLPRAYNRDLQRAHASVFEIAGDVREATEVAAGAVATAEWDEAALATAAGEGFSTATGVADLLATGGLPFRTAHEIVATAAETVADDDSPAAAAAKVDEAARKVTGEPLSAYVSREDVESALDPAESVASRDSAGGPAPEAVADALAGAEAGIEGDEAALTAERDALADASEALDAEVDRYV; encoded by the coding sequence ATGACCGACGACGATCCCGACGCCGCGACGGACGCCGACGGCGGAGCGGGCGGCGGGAGCGACACCGCCGTCCGCCGCGACCGCTTCAGCGGCGGCCCCGCCCGCGAGTTCCTGTCGAGCCTCGCGGCCGACGCGACCATCTTCGAGGCCGACCTCGCGGTCGACCGCGCGCACGTGGTCATGCTCGCGGAGCAGGGGATCGTCGACGACGCGGTCGCGGGCGAGATCCTCGGCGCGCTCGACGCCGTCGAGGCCGCCGGGCACGGCGAACTCCCCGGCGGCGAGGACGTTCACGAGGCCATCGAGACCGCGGTGATCGACCGGATCGGCCCGGACGGCGGCCGGATGCACACCGCCCGCTCGCGCAACGACGAGGTTGCGACGTGCATCCGGTACCGGCTGCGCGAGGACCTGCTCGACGCCGCCGAGGCGACGGTCGCGGCCCGCGAGGCGCTCGTCGAGGTCGCCGAGGAGCACGCGGAGACGGTGATGCCAGGGTACACCCACCTCCAGCCGGCCCAGCCGACGACGGTCGGGCACTATCTGCTGTCGTACGAGGGCGGGCTCGCGCGCGACACGGAGCGCCTGCTCGACGCGTACGACCGCGTGAACCGGTCGCCCCTCGGCGCGGCCGCGTTCGCCGGGACGCCGTTCGACGTCGACCGCGACCGCACCGCGGCGCTGCTCGGCTTCGACGGGACGGTCCGCAACTCGATGGACGCCGCCTCCGCCCGCGACTTCCTCGCGGAGTCGGCGAGCGCGCTCGCGACGCTCGCGACGACGCTGTCGGGGCTCGCGGAGGACCTGATCGTATTTTCGAACAAGGGGGTCGTCGAGCTCTCCGACGCCTACTCGTCCACCTCCTCGATCATGCCCCAGAAGAAGAACCCCGACACGCTGGAGCTGACCCGCGGCGTGGCGGGCGACGCGATCGGCGAGGCGACCGGCACCCTGAGCCTGCTGAAGGGGCTCCCGCGCGCCTACAACCGCGACCTCCAGCGCGCTCACGCGAGCGTCTTCGAGATCGCCGGCGACGTGCGGGAGGCGACCGAGGTCGCCGCGGGCGCGGTCGCGACCGCGGAGTGGGACGAGGCCGCGCTCGCGACGGCCGCCGGGGAGGGGTTCTCGACGGCCACGGGCGTCGCCGACCTGCTCGCGACCGGCGGGCTCCCCTTCCGGACGGCCCACGAGATCGTCGCGACCGCGGCGGAGACGGTCGCGGACGACGACTCGCCGGCCGCGGCGGCCGCAAAAGTTGACGAGGCCGCTCGAAAGGTGACGGGCGAGCCCCTCTCCGCGTACGTGAGCCGCGAGGACGTGGAGTCGGCGCTCGACCCGGCCGAAAGCGTCGCGAGCCGCGACTCCGCCGGGGGACCGGCCCCGGAGGCGGTCGCCGACGCGCTCGCCGGCGCCGAGGCGGGGATCGAGGGAGACGAGGCCGCGCTGACGGCCGAGCGCGACGCGCTCGCCGACGCGAGCGAGGCGCTGGACGCGGAGGTCGACCGCTATGTCTGA